The following are encoded together in the bacterium genome:
- a CDS encoding amidase, translated as MSVDLHLPLTDLVERLRCRALSPVELLRACLDRIERHNGALNAIVTLDADGAMRAAREAERRLLRGEDLGPLGGVPFAVKDLEDVAGLRTTFGSPLYADNVAAADSIQVARLRAAGAYPIGKTNTPEFGAYMQTSNALFGATRNPWNLERTPGGSSGGAAAALVGGLVPLVTASDGGGSIRHPAAFTGCVGLKPTFRRVPQRPQPILTFDDTAVWGPLTLTVRDAARIADATFGPSEEDPCALPPPDGSYERGLDAPLPRLRVAWCGDLGHVVQPDVMREVAACARIVAELGHDVEPFTSRLPFVGKAWSLTGAVTEYMKHGEALSTPDQLDPMLREGFLRAQRRAADDLAYAYRRRTELVRWTAAAFARFDILMMPTLPLEAFPIGQLHPTEIAGRPIRVHDAFPFTHPFNLSGHPALALPAGRTDSGLPASVQFVAPRFREDLLLRLGRQLEQARPWPLAPAAYLG; from the coding sequence GTGAGCGTGGATCTCCACCTGCCGCTCACCGATCTGGTCGAGCGCCTTCGTTGCCGCGCGCTGTCGCCGGTCGAGCTCCTGCGCGCCTGTCTCGACCGCATCGAGCGCCACAACGGCGCCCTCAACGCCATCGTCACGCTCGACGCCGACGGCGCCATGCGCGCCGCGCGCGAGGCCGAGCGGCGACTGCTGCGCGGCGAGGACCTCGGGCCGCTCGGCGGCGTGCCGTTCGCGGTCAAGGACCTCGAGGACGTCGCTGGCCTGCGGACGACGTTCGGGTCGCCGCTCTACGCCGACAACGTCGCCGCCGCCGATTCGATCCAGGTCGCCAGGCTGCGCGCCGCCGGCGCCTACCCGATCGGCAAGACCAACACGCCGGAATTCGGCGCCTATATGCAGACCAGCAACGCGCTGTTCGGCGCCACCCGCAACCCGTGGAACCTCGAACGAACGCCCGGCGGCTCCAGCGGCGGCGCCGCCGCGGCGCTGGTCGGCGGCCTGGTGCCGCTGGTCACGGCGTCCGACGGCGGCGGCTCGATCCGCCATCCCGCCGCCTTCACCGGCTGCGTCGGCCTCAAACCGACCTTTCGCCGCGTGCCGCAGCGACCGCAGCCGATCCTGACCTTCGACGACACGGCGGTGTGGGGGCCGCTCACCCTGACGGTGCGCGACGCGGCGCGCATCGCCGACGCGACGTTCGGCCCCAGCGAGGAGGACCCGTGCGCGTTGCCGCCGCCCGACGGCTCGTACGAGCGCGGGCTGGACGCGCCGCTGCCGCGCCTGCGCGTCGCCTGGTGCGGGGATCTCGGCCACGTCGTGCAGCCGGACGTGATGCGCGAGGTGGCGGCGTGCGCGCGCATCGTCGCCGAGCTCGGCCACGACGTCGAGCCGTTCACGTCGCGCCTCCCCTTCGTCGGCAAGGCGTGGAGCCTCACCGGCGCGGTGACCGAGTACATGAAGCACGGCGAGGCACTGTCGACGCCCGACCAGCTCGATCCGATGCTGCGCGAGGGCTTCCTGCGCGCCCAGCGCCGCGCCGCCGACGATCTCGCGTACGCGTATCGGCGCCGCACCGAGCTGGTGCGATGGACGGCCGCGGCCTTCGCGCGCTTCGACATCCTGATGATGCCGACCCTGCCGCTCGAGGCGTTTCCGATCGGCCAGCTCCATCCGACCGAGATCGCCGGCCGCCCGATCCGCGTCCACGACGCCTTCCCGTTCACCCACCCGTTCAACCTCAGCGGCCATCCGGCGCTGGCGCTGCCGGCGGGACGCACCGACAGTGGCCTGCCGGCGTCGGTGCAATTCGTCGCGCCGCGCTTCCGCGAGGATCTGCTGCTGCGCCTGGGCCGCCAGCTCGAGCAGGCGCGTCCCTGGCCGCTGGCGCCGGCCGCGTACCTGGGCTGA
- a CDS encoding alkaline phosphatase family protein — translation MATRLGPERPGGQGLDRNQEESGNRAILALLTDPDSAEHTDLVITHRDDAYEVWARRGLVRFERRCENGEPRFPVVELLGENPLADQRHDRIASCDDELAAAAASGHPTDDVNRAFIEPAQLSYPHAFERIAQLFDSPFAPDLVVSPKCYAFGLQPGQHGALDVVQSRAPLAFAGPGIRPGLYDDAPRHVDIAPTICRRLGFPLIDGRDWSGRTASERGVAPDVYLRRQDGRVLEEILAPGPVAERAYVVIFDGLSNSELQWLLDTDDPGIANLRRLLDRSARFRFGSTVNFPTITWPSHSALFTGAWCGHHDIVNPTYYDRAARQALAPQGQTMMTETFLGAGVETLYEAVHRVRGPAARTASIHEPQGRGADHAPLEGRVLGPRDRLKALTAELTRAINPRWLADGHDAVHREALVDARGLAQALVLFDDPAHPPPLLTAHELTLTDGAGHEYGPHGEGLREAVAETDRRLGIVLDLLEAKGLLDSTLFVFTADHGMAAQNVALAANPARHPERIGMKAVTGEPMIWLRDLDVAVEPAPDGRTARVVVCDNDADASGEKPPVPGAAVRVLGRGDRLLAALTTNAAGVAGFSTPADVPRRDIVLSIHHDEYNPRHLRLDGSNLAIDLRQVLYGA, via the coding sequence ATGGCGACGCGACTGGGGCCGGAGCGCCCGGGTGGCCAGGGGCTCGACCGCAACCAGGAGGAATCGGGCAATCGGGCGATCCTCGCCCTCCTCACCGATCCCGACAGCGCCGAACACACCGACCTGGTGATCACCCATCGCGACGACGCCTACGAGGTGTGGGCGCGGCGGGGCCTGGTACGCTTCGAGCGCCGGTGCGAGAACGGCGAGCCGCGCTTTCCCGTCGTCGAGCTGCTGGGTGAGAACCCGCTCGCCGATCAGCGCCACGATCGGATCGCCAGTTGCGACGACGAGCTCGCCGCCGCGGCCGCGTCCGGCCACCCGACCGACGACGTCAATCGCGCCTTCATCGAGCCCGCCCAGCTCAGCTATCCGCACGCCTTCGAACGCATCGCCCAACTGTTCGACAGCCCCTTCGCGCCCGATCTGGTCGTCAGCCCGAAGTGCTACGCCTTCGGCCTGCAGCCCGGGCAGCACGGGGCGCTCGACGTCGTCCAATCGCGCGCCCCGCTCGCCTTCGCCGGCCCCGGCATCCGCCCGGGGCTCTACGACGACGCGCCGCGGCACGTCGATATCGCGCCGACGATCTGTCGGCGCCTCGGCTTCCCGCTGATCGACGGCCGCGACTGGAGCGGCCGCACCGCCAGCGAACGCGGCGTCGCGCCGGACGTCTACCTGCGCCGCCAGGATGGCCGCGTGCTCGAGGAGATCCTCGCCCCTGGGCCGGTCGCCGAGCGCGCCTACGTCGTCATCTTCGACGGCCTCAGCAACAGCGAGCTGCAGTGGCTGCTCGACACCGACGATCCGGGCATCGCCAACCTGCGCCGGCTGCTCGATCGCAGCGCCCGCTTCCGCTTCGGCTCGACGGTCAACTTCCCGACCATCACCTGGCCGAGCCACAGCGCCCTCTTCACCGGCGCCTGGTGCGGACACCACGACATCGTCAACCCGACGTACTACGACCGCGCCGCCCGCCAGGCGCTGGCGCCCCAGGGACAGACGATGATGACCGAGACGTTCCTGGGCGCCGGGGTCGAGACGCTGTACGAGGCCGTGCACCGGGTGCGCGGGCCGGCCGCACGCACCGCCAGCATCCACGAGCCGCAGGGTCGCGGCGCCGACCACGCGCCCCTGGAGGGCCGCGTGCTCGGACCGCGCGACCGGTTGAAGGCGCTCACCGCCGAGCTGACGCGGGCGATCAACCCGCGCTGGCTGGCGGACGGCCACGACGCGGTGCACCGAGAGGCGCTGGTCGATGCCCGCGGCCTGGCGCAAGCGCTGGTGCTGTTCGACGATCCAGCCCACCCGCCGCCGCTGCTGACGGCGCACGAGCTCACGCTCACCGACGGCGCCGGGCACGAGTACGGACCGCACGGCGAGGGCCTGCGCGAGGCCGTCGCCGAGACCGACCGCCGGCTCGGCATCGTGCTGGATCTACTGGAGGCGAAGGGCCTGCTCGATTCGACGCTGTTCGTCTTCACCGCCGACCACGGCATGGCCGCGCAGAACGTGGCGCTGGCCGCCAACCCGGCCCGTCATCCCGAGCGCATCGGCATGAAGGCGGTGACCGGCGAGCCGATGATCTGGCTGCGCGATCTCGACGTCGCCGTCGAGCCGGCGCCGGACGGACGCACCGCGCGCGTCGTGGTGTGCGACAACGACGCCGACGCCAGCGGCGAGAAGCCGCCGGTGCCCGGCGCCGCCGTGCGCGTGCTCGGCCGCGGCGACCGCCTGCTGGCGGCGCTGACGACCAACGCGGCCGGCGTCGCCGGGTTCTCGACCCCGGCCGACGTGCCGCGGCGCGACATCGTGCTCTCCATCCACCACGACGAGTACAACCCGCGCCACCTCCGCCTCGACGGCAGCAATCTCGCGATCGACCTGCGCCAGGTCCTCTACGGCGCCTGA
- a CDS encoding cation:proton antiporter yields the protein MHEPDVFLRTFAVALCVAAVTTVIFQRLRQPVVLGYLLAGIVIGPHTPIPIFADQRSSETLAELGVILLMFSLGLELSLRRLLRSGATALAVGIIQSSAMLWLGYGTGQLLGWSTLESLYAGAVIAISSTTIIVKAFADQRVTGRVTDIVFGVLIVEDLIAIFLIAALTALSTGADLSVAALAATAGRLAAFLALMVIIGMLLLPRAMRMVVALERPETTVVAAIGVAFGGAILAHAAGYSVALGAFVAGALIGDSGVARPVEHLVGPVRDVFAAVFFVAVGMLIDPALIAHHWGAVAAFTVIVVVGKVVAVGVAVFLTGQGIRLAVQSGMSLAQIGEFSFIIAGVGLALGATRDFLYPIAVAVCAITTLLTPWLIRAADPFARLVDRKLPRPVQTFAALYGTWLEGLRRSPTRPSELATARRLARLLLIDAALTGGVVIAASIAGPRLVPWLDARIGLSAHGGWALVVAGAAAAAAPFWLGILRNARALGVLLGRAAMPAPQRGRTDIADAPRRAFVVALQVLILLLVGAPLVVATQPFLPPFRGAAVLVLVLAGFSLAFWRSAANLQAHAHAGAELIVEVLAAQAGAPAGTGLETVHALLPGLGDPVPVRLAPGSHGVGRTLRQLDLRGRTGATVLVIVRADGAALVPTAHERLQAGDTLALAGASDAVAAARDLLLQGPPAVVPDGDPS from the coding sequence ATGCACGAGCCCGACGTCTTCCTCCGCACCTTCGCCGTCGCGCTCTGCGTCGCCGCGGTCACGACCGTCATCTTCCAGCGCCTGCGCCAGCCGGTGGTGCTCGGCTACCTGCTCGCCGGCATCGTCATCGGGCCGCACACGCCGATCCCGATCTTCGCCGACCAGCGCAGCAGCGAGACGCTGGCCGAGCTCGGCGTCATCCTCCTGATGTTCTCGCTCGGCCTGGAGCTCAGTCTGCGCCGCCTGCTGCGCAGCGGCGCCACCGCGCTGGCCGTCGGCATCATCCAGTCGAGCGCCATGCTGTGGCTCGGCTATGGCACCGGCCAGCTCCTCGGCTGGTCGACGCTCGAGAGCCTGTATGCCGGCGCGGTGATCGCCATTTCCAGCACCACCATCATCGTCAAGGCGTTCGCCGACCAGCGGGTCACCGGTCGGGTCACCGACATCGTCTTCGGCGTCCTCATCGTCGAGGATCTCATCGCCATCTTCCTGATCGCGGCGCTCACCGCGCTCTCCACCGGCGCCGACCTCTCCGTCGCCGCGCTCGCGGCGACGGCGGGGCGCCTCGCCGCCTTCCTCGCCCTGATGGTGATCATCGGCATGCTGCTGCTGCCGCGGGCGATGCGGATGGTGGTGGCGCTGGAGCGCCCGGAGACCACCGTCGTCGCGGCGATCGGCGTCGCCTTCGGCGGCGCGATCCTCGCCCACGCCGCCGGCTACTCGGTGGCGCTCGGCGCCTTCGTCGCCGGCGCGCTGATCGGCGACTCCGGCGTCGCCAGGCCGGTCGAGCACCTGGTCGGACCGGTCCGCGACGTCTTCGCCGCGGTGTTCTTCGTCGCCGTCGGCATGCTCATCGATCCGGCGCTGATCGCGCACCATTGGGGGGCGGTGGCCGCGTTCACCGTCATCGTCGTCGTCGGCAAGGTGGTCGCCGTCGGCGTCGCCGTCTTCCTCACCGGCCAGGGCATCCGGCTCGCCGTCCAGTCCGGCATGAGCCTGGCGCAGATCGGCGAGTTCTCCTTCATCATCGCCGGCGTCGGCCTCGCCCTCGGCGCGACGCGCGATTTCCTCTACCCGATCGCGGTCGCCGTGTGCGCGATCACGACGCTGCTGACGCCGTGGCTGATCCGCGCCGCCGATCCGTTCGCCAGGCTGGTCGATCGCAAGCTGCCGCGGCCGGTGCAGACCTTCGCCGCCCTCTACGGCACCTGGCTCGAGGGGCTGCGGCGCTCGCCGACGCGGCCGAGCGAGCTGGCGACGGCGCGGCGTCTGGCGCGGCTGCTGCTGATCGACGCGGCGCTGACCGGCGGCGTGGTGATCGCGGCGTCGATCGCCGGCCCCCGTCTCGTGCCGTGGCTCGACGCGCGCATCGGTCTCTCGGCGCACGGCGGCTGGGCTCTGGTCGTCGCCGGCGCGGCGGCCGCGGCCGCCCCCTTCTGGCTCGGCATCCTGCGCAATGCCCGCGCCCTCGGCGTGCTGCTCGGGCGCGCCGCCATGCCGGCGCCGCAGCGCGGCCGCACCGACATCGCCGACGCGCCGCGGCGCGCCTTCGTCGTCGCCCTGCAGGTGCTCATCCTGCTCCTCGTCGGCGCGCCGCTGGTCGTGGCGACGCAGCCGTTCCTGCCGCCGTTCCGCGGCGCCGCGGTGCTGGTGCTCGTGCTGGCCGGCTTCAGCCTCGCCTTCTGGCGCTCGGCGGCCAACCTGCAGGCGCACGCGCACGCCGGCGCCGAGCTCATCGTCGAGGTGCTGGCGGCGCAGGCCGGCGCGCCGGCCGGCACCGGGCTGGAGACCGTGCACGCGCTGCTGCCGGGTCTGGGCGACCCGGTGCCGGTGCGGCTCGCGCCCGGAAGCCACGGCGTCGGTCGCACCCTGCGCCAGCTCGACCTGCGCGGTCGCACCGGCGCGACGGTGCTGGTGATCGTCCGCGCCGACGGCGCGGCGCTGGTGCCGACGGCGCACGAGCGGCTGCAGGCCGGCGATACGCTCGCCCTCGCCGGCGCCTCCGACGCCGTCGCCGCCGCCCGCGACCTGCTGCTGCAGGGCCCGCCGGCGGTTGTCCCCGACGGCGATCCTTCGTAA
- a CDS encoding phosphoribosylanthranilate isomerase: MRVQIAGVSSLEEAIAAADAGGDALGFTLRLPTGVHDELTEPKARGIIAALPPFVATVAITYVETPRQAVELCRYLGVTTLQLHGAFPTHEIPVLRVGLPHLKIIRAVHVTGPEARAQARALARQVDALILDTYDPATGRHGATGKTHDWRISRDIVAEVPVPVILAGGLTPDNVADAIAAVRPWGVDVHTGVENPDGSRNLDRIRAFVRAAKSAG; this comes from the coding sequence ATGCGGGTGCAGATCGCCGGCGTCTCCTCGCTCGAGGAGGCGATTGCCGCCGCCGACGCCGGCGGCGACGCGCTCGGCTTCACGCTCCGCCTCCCGACCGGCGTGCACGACGAGCTCACCGAACCCAAGGCGCGCGGCATCATCGCCGCGCTGCCGCCGTTCGTCGCCACGGTGGCGATCACCTATGTCGAGACGCCGCGCCAGGCGGTCGAGCTCTGCCGCTATCTCGGCGTGACCACGCTGCAACTGCACGGCGCCTTTCCGACCCATGAGATCCCGGTCCTGCGCGTCGGCCTGCCGCACCTCAAGATCATCCGCGCCGTGCACGTCACCGGGCCGGAGGCGCGCGCCCAGGCGCGCGCCCTCGCCCGTCAGGTCGACGCGCTCATCCTCGACACCTACGACCCGGCGACCGGCCGCCACGGCGCCACCGGCAAGACGCACGACTGGCGCATCAGCCGCGACATCGTCGCCGAGGTGCCGGTGCCGGTGATCCTCGCCGGCGGCCTCACGCCCGACAACGTCGCCGACGCCATCGCCGCGGTCCGCCCGTGGGGCGTCGACGTCCACACCGGCGTCGAGAATCCCGACGGCAGCCGCAACCTCGACCGCATCCGCGCCTTCGTGCGCGCCGCCAAGTCCGCGGGCTGA
- a CDS encoding enoyl-CoA hydratase/isomerase family protein, producing the protein MYEQILYEVAEPAAVITLNRPKQLNAWTDRMGAEVKHAMAQAEADQRVVAIILTGAGRGFCAGADMFLLKSISEGGGAEPIPAELAAASPGDPSMGEAFRGTYTYLLSIRKPVIAAVNGPVAGMAVPIVACCDLRFAGPEASFTTAFSRRGLIAEWGSSWILPRLIGPAHALDLLFSARKVDAAEAERIGLVNRVVRDEDLLAFTRRYVAEIAAGCSPTSMRIMKRQVYQHLTADLGSAEKEAIGLMLESFKRPDFREGVVSFLEKRPPRFPRV; encoded by the coding sequence ATGTACGAGCAGATTCTCTACGAGGTGGCCGAGCCCGCCGCCGTCATCACCCTCAACCGGCCCAAGCAGCTCAACGCCTGGACCGACCGCATGGGCGCCGAGGTCAAGCACGCGATGGCGCAGGCCGAGGCCGACCAGCGCGTCGTCGCCATCATCCTCACCGGCGCCGGCCGCGGCTTCTGCGCCGGCGCCGACATGTTCCTGCTCAAGTCGATCAGCGAGGGCGGCGGCGCCGAGCCGATTCCCGCCGAGCTGGCCGCGGCGAGCCCGGGCGATCCGTCGATGGGCGAGGCGTTCCGCGGCACCTACACGTACCTGCTGTCGATCCGAAAGCCGGTGATCGCCGCCGTGAACGGGCCGGTCGCCGGCATGGCGGTGCCGATCGTCGCCTGCTGCGACCTGCGCTTCGCCGGCCCGGAGGCCTCGTTCACCACCGCCTTCTCGCGCCGCGGCCTGATCGCCGAGTGGGGCTCGAGCTGGATCCTGCCGCGCCTGATCGGCCCGGCGCACGCCCTCGACCTGCTGTTCTCGGCCCGCAAGGTCGACGCCGCCGAGGCCGAGCGCATCGGTCTGGTCAACCGCGTCGTCCGCGACGAGGACCTGCTGGCCTTCACCCGCCGCTACGTCGCCGAGATCGCCGCTGGTTGCTCGCCGACCTCGATGAGGATCATGAAGCGCCAGGTCTACCAGCACCTCACCGCCGATCTCGGCAGCGCCGAGAAGGAAGCCATCGGCCTCATGCTGGAGAGCTTCAAGCGCCCCGATTTCCGCGAGGGCGTGGTGTCCTTCCTCGAGAAGCGCCCGCCCCGTTTTCCCCGGGTGTGA
- the ilvE gene encoding branched-chain-amino-acid transaminase: protein MQIYIDGQFHDRESAKVSVFDHGLLYGDGVFEGIRVYNRRIFRHLAHLERLYDSARALALTIPLTIDEMRRVVEETVRRNRREDVYIRLIVTRGVGELGIDPLSCPTPSVIVIVNDVRVYPRELYAGGIKVMTSATRQVSHEAVDPRIKSLNYLKNILAKIDAQQAGAHEAIMLNAEGFIAECTADNLFVIRGGHLLTPSSQDGALGGITRGVVLELAAEGRVPAAEARLTRYDLYTADEAFVTGTGAELMPVTTADGRPIGGGEPGPVTKRLTEAFHALVRNEGDPLW, encoded by the coding sequence ATGCAGATCTACATCGACGGACAATTCCACGATCGCGAATCGGCGAAGGTCTCGGTCTTCGACCACGGGCTGCTCTACGGCGACGGCGTGTTCGAGGGCATCCGGGTGTACAACCGCCGCATCTTCCGCCACCTGGCGCACCTCGAGCGGCTGTACGACTCGGCGCGCGCGCTGGCGCTGACCATCCCGCTGACCATCGACGAGATGCGGCGGGTGGTCGAGGAGACGGTGCGCCGCAATCGCCGCGAGGACGTGTACATCCGGCTGATCGTCACTCGCGGCGTCGGCGAGCTGGGGATCGACCCGCTGTCGTGCCCGACGCCGAGCGTCATCGTCATCGTCAACGACGTGCGGGTCTACCCGCGCGAGCTGTACGCCGGCGGCATCAAGGTGATGACGTCGGCCACCCGCCAGGTGTCGCACGAGGCCGTCGACCCGCGCATCAAGTCGCTCAACTACCTGAAGAACATCCTCGCCAAGATCGACGCCCAGCAGGCCGGCGCGCACGAGGCGATCATGCTGAATGCCGAGGGCTTCATCGCCGAGTGCACCGCCGACAACCTGTTCGTCATCCGCGGCGGCCACCTGCTGACGCCATCGTCGCAGGACGGCGCCCTCGGCGGCATCACCCGCGGCGTCGTCCTCGAGCTCGCCGCCGAGGGCCGCGTCCCGGCGGCGGAGGCTCGCCTCACCCGCTACGACCTCTACACGGCCGACGAGGCCTTCGTGACCGGGACCGGCGCCGAGCTCATGCCGGTCACCACCGCCGACGGCCGCCCGATCGGCGGCGGCGAGCCGGGTCCGGTCACGAAGCGACTCACGGAAGCGTTCCACGCGCTGGTGCGCAACGAGGGCGACCCCCTGTGGTGA
- a CDS encoding alpha/beta fold hydrolase: MYSERFFRSGTLRVHFRDWGNDGAPPLIVVHGLRDHSHSFDDLARGLLDRFHVYALDLRGHGDSETTPYYAFGHFVLDLHNFIRALRLERPILVGHRWAARSSPTTPAASPRCRRAW; encoded by the coding sequence ATGTACTCCGAACGCTTCTTCCGCAGCGGCACCCTGCGCGTCCATTTCCGCGACTGGGGAAACGACGGGGCGCCGCCGCTGATCGTCGTGCACGGGCTGCGCGATCACTCGCACTCGTTCGACGACCTGGCGCGCGGCCTGCTCGATCGCTTCCACGTCTACGCCCTCGATCTGCGCGGCCACGGCGACAGCGAGACGACGCCGTACTACGCGTTCGGCCACTTCGTCCTCGACCTGCACAATTTCATCCGCGCCCTGCGCCTCGAACGGCCGATCCTGGTCGGGCATCGATGGGCGGCGAGGTCGTCGCCCACTACGCCGGCAGCTTCCCCGCGGTGCCGGCGCGCGTGGTGA
- a CDS encoding alpha/beta hydrolase encodes MGGEVVAHYAGSFPAVPARVVMIEGLGPPPLDMAAEVGWTIQGFSRIDRALAGHPGLKDLDAAYRRLRERNPRLSEAKARELALLGTRAIEDGTLEWKFDPMLATMAVAGPFHLEYAMAMWRRIAAPTLLVHGAESGEFWRGRPGDVYLDADDLARRRACFPTHEFVEIPGAGHMVHFDRPRELLAAVRGFLIPA; translated from the coding sequence ATGGGCGGCGAGGTCGTCGCCCACTACGCCGGCAGCTTCCCCGCGGTGCCGGCGCGCGTGGTGATGATCGAGGGGCTCGGCCCGCCGCCGCTCGACATGGCGGCGGAAGTCGGCTGGACGATCCAGGGGTTCTCGCGCATCGACCGCGCCCTCGCCGGCCACCCCGGCCTGAAGGATCTCGACGCGGCGTACCGCCGGCTGCGCGAACGCAACCCACGCCTGAGCGAGGCGAAGGCCCGCGAGTTGGCGCTGCTCGGCACGCGCGCCATCGAGGACGGCACCCTGGAGTGGAAGTTCGATCCGATGCTGGCGACGATGGCGGTCGCCGGCCCCTTCCACCTCGAATACGCCATGGCCATGTGGCGGCGCATCGCCGCCCCGACGCTGCTCGTCCACGGCGCCGAGTCGGGCGAGTTCTGGCGCGGCCGGCCGGGCGATGTCTACCTCGACGCCGACGACCTGGCGCGTCGCCGCGCCTGCTTCCCGACGCATGAATTCGTCGAGATCCCCGGCGCCGGCCACATGGTGCACTTCGACCGCCCGCGCGAGCTCCTGGCGGCCGTGCGCGGTTTCCTGATCCCGGCCTGA
- a CDS encoding mechanosensitive ion channel, whose amino-acid sequence MASSTPSRRWRLLLLAWALGAAPALAQAGGTMRVEPGEPADLVVWNRPILTMRARIGETSPAERAARAAERIAAIPDSELAAEIRVVSAKVGHLEGLMAFAGSRQLFSILPEDLDPESPETLADAGRAVERNLRELLAARAAQRSLPLLLEGIALSVLATALFTLAAWALVRIERWLEPRLATAAERRGGAAARQVREYVALITRRAAQVGAWAAGAVCAYLWLTFVLSQFPYTQPWGRALGSGLRHLCARLVAGVVDAIPGLITIAIIFVITRLVVRLLHGLFLAVEQGRLSLPGVQRETAEATRRISTVLVWLFAITIAYPYIPGSGTDAFRGVSVFVGLMLSLGSAGLVNQVMSGLVVVYARAIRPGEYVRIGETEGLVSEVGLLSTKLMTVRKEEITIPNSVMTNAATTNYSRLADIDGAVVTTSVTIGYDAPWRQVHALLILAAERTELVRKTPPPRVAQRKLDDYYVEYLLLVNVDQPAQRPLILSLLHANIQDAFNEFGVQIMSPHFVAQPAQTIVVPKDGWRPPPAPASDEP is encoded by the coding sequence ATGGCCTCCTCCACTCCATCCCGTCGCTGGCGGCTGCTCCTCCTCGCCTGGGCGCTCGGCGCCGCGCCGGCGCTGGCACAGGCCGGCGGCACGATGCGAGTGGAGCCGGGAGAACCGGCCGATCTGGTGGTCTGGAACCGGCCGATCCTCACCATGCGGGCGCGCATCGGCGAGACCAGTCCGGCGGAACGGGCCGCGCGCGCCGCCGAGCGCATCGCCGCGATCCCCGACAGCGAGCTGGCAGCGGAGATACGGGTGGTCTCCGCCAAGGTCGGCCATCTGGAAGGGCTGATGGCCTTCGCCGGTTCGCGCCAGCTCTTCAGCATCCTGCCGGAGGACCTCGATCCGGAGAGCCCGGAGACGCTCGCCGACGCCGGCCGCGCGGTCGAACGCAACCTGCGCGAGCTGCTGGCGGCGCGCGCCGCGCAGCGCAGTCTGCCGCTGCTCCTCGAGGGCATCGCGCTGAGCGTCCTCGCCACCGCGCTCTTCACCCTCGCCGCCTGGGCGCTGGTGCGCATCGAACGCTGGCTCGAGCCGCGCCTGGCCACGGCGGCCGAGCGCCGCGGCGGCGCCGCGGCGCGCCAGGTCCGTGAGTACGTCGCCCTGATCACCCGCCGCGCGGCGCAGGTCGGCGCCTGGGCGGCCGGCGCCGTCTGCGCCTACCTCTGGCTCACCTTCGTGCTGTCGCAGTTTCCCTACACCCAGCCGTGGGGCCGGGCGCTCGGCAGCGGCCTGCGGCACCTGTGCGCCCGCCTGGTCGCCGGCGTCGTCGACGCGATCCCCGGCCTGATCACGATCGCGATCATCTTCGTCATCACCCGCCTCGTCGTCCGGCTGCTGCACGGCCTGTTCCTCGCCGTCGAACAGGGGCGCCTGTCGCTGCCCGGCGTGCAACGCGAAACGGCGGAGGCGACGCGCCGCATCTCCACCGTGCTGGTGTGGCTGTTCGCCATCACCATCGCCTATCCCTACATCCCCGGCTCGGGGACCGATGCCTTCCGCGGCGTCAGCGTATTCGTCGGCCTGATGCTCTCCCTGGGATCGGCCGGACTGGTGAACCAGGTGATGAGCGGGCTGGTGGTGGTCTACGCGCGGGCGATCCGCCCCGGCGAGTACGTGCGGATCGGCGAGACCGAGGGCCTGGTCTCGGAGGTCGGGCTGCTCTCCACCAAGCTGATGACCGTCCGCAAGGAGGAGATCACCATCCCCAACTCGGTGATGACCAACGCGGCGACGACCAACTACTCGCGCCTCGCCGACATCGACGGCGCGGTCGTCACGACTTCGGTCACCATCGGCTACGACGCCCCGTGGCGCCAGGTGCACGCCCTGCTCATCCTGGCCGCCGAACGCACCGAGCTGGTGCGCAAGACGCCGCCGCCGCGCGTCGCGCAGCGCAAGCTCGACGACTACTACGTCGAGTACCTGCTGCTGGTGAACGTCGACCAGCCGGCGCAGCGACCGCTCATCCTCTCGTTGCTGCACGCCAACATCCAGGACGCCTTCAACGAATTCGGCGTCCAGATCATGTCGCCCCACTTCGTCGCCCAGCCGGCGCAGACCATCGTGGTGCCGAAGGACGGCTGGCGCCCGCCCCCGGCGCCGGCGTCCGACGAACCGTGA
- a CDS encoding nucleotidyltransferase domain-containing protein: MSDPVAETLRQLAGEYATLVRNALGDRAVSIVLFGSVARGDPSPTSDIDLLIVARDLPPGQFARKRLLAAADAAFEPALRAAEGRGIDTRLARIVRTPEEASRPIPLYLDMTEDAVLLHDRDGFFAGVLDGVRAALRRLGSKRIRQGRHWYWDLKPDFRRGDVIEI, encoded by the coding sequence ATGAGCGACCCGGTGGCCGAGACGCTGCGCCAGCTCGCCGGCGAGTATGCAACGCTGGTGCGGAACGCCCTCGGCGACCGCGCGGTGTCGATCGTGCTCTTCGGGTCAGTGGCCCGCGGTGATCCGTCGCCGACGTCGGACATCGATCTGCTGATCGTCGCGCGCGATCTCCCGCCGGGCCAGTTCGCCCGCAAGCGCCTGTTGGCGGCCGCCGACGCCGCCTTCGAGCCGGCGCTGCGGGCGGCCGAGGGACGAGGCATCGACACGCGCCTGGCGCGCATCGTCCGCACGCCGGAGGAGGCCTCGCGCCCGATCCCGCTCTACCTGGACATGACCGAGGATGCGGTGCTGCTCCACGACCGGGACGGATTCTTCGCCGGCGTGCTCGACGGCGTGCGCGCCGCGCTGCGACGGCTGGGGTCGAAGCGCATCCGCCAGGGCCGCCACTGGTACTGGGACCTGAAGCCCGACTTCCGCCGCGGCGACGTGATCGAGATATGA